The Streptomyces sp. NBC_01439 genome contains the following window.
ACGTTGGTGACCCGGAAGCTGCCGTACACCCTGCCGTCGGTCTCCGGGGCCCGGGCCGAACCCACCACCCCGAGCTGGTCCGCTCCGCACCCGGGCACTCCCGGCGCCGCGACCGGCGGCAGCGGGCCCGAGCCCGCCGCCGAGCCGCCGGTACCGGCCGGTCCGGCGGAGGTCCCGGCGCCCGACGGGCCTACCGTCAGACCGTTCGCCGACGGGCCCGCCGTGGCGTTCGGCTGCCCGGTGCCCCCGCCCGCGGACGGAACCTCACCGAAGGGGTCGGTCGCCCTCGGCAGGGAACCGAAGCCGTTCTGGTGCGGGTTGGAGGCCGGCGAGTCGTGCTTGTCGCCCGTGGACTCGCTGTGCCCGGCCATCGCCGGGTGGTCCGGGGCCGCGCCCTCGGCAGCGGACAGGTGCAGTGCGGCCGGGATCGCCGTCCCGGCGAGCAGCACGGCCGCGGCGGCGCCGACGAGGGCGGCCCGGCGGTTGCGGGTCCGGCGCGCGGGGACGGCGTCGCGCAGTCGCTCCAGCGCGTCCGCGGAGGGCTGCAGGCCCTCGACGGCCCCGCGCAGGAGGACGCGCAGTTCTTCTTCCCCGCTCGCCCCGCCCGGCGGTGTGTGGTCGTCCATCATGACTGCGCAGCCTCCATCGCCACCCGCAGCGCGGCAATGCCCCGCGATCCGTACGCCTTCACCGAACCGAGCGATATGCCGAGCGTCTCGGCGACCTGGGCCTCCGTCATGTCGGCGAAGTAGCGCAGTACCAGCACCTCGCGCTGGCGGCGTTGCAGTCCGCGCATCGCCCTGATCAGATCGTCCCGCTCCAGCTGGTCGTACGCGCCCTCTTCGGCGCTGGCCATGTCCGGCATCGGCTTCGAGAGCAGCTTGAGGCCGAGGATGCGGCGGCGCAGTGCGGACCGCGAGAGGTTCACGACGGTCTGGCGCAGGTACGCCAGGGTCTTCTCCCGGTCGCGGACCCGGTTCCGGGCGGAGTGCACCCGGATGAAGGCCTCTTGGACCACGTCCTCGCAGGAGGCGGTGTCGTCGAGGAGCAGCGCTGCCAGGCCCAGGAGCGAGCGGTAGTGCGCCTGGTAGGTCGCGGTGAGGTGGTCGACGGTGGTGCCGGCCACCACCTCGGCCGTCTCGGCCGTCTCGGCTGCCTCAGCCGTCTCGACCGCCTCGCTCTTGCTGCTCCCGTCCGTCTCAGCGCTGTCGCGCGGCGCGGGCACGAGACCGCCCCGGATCGGTACGGAGGTCCGCGCGGGCGCGGCCGACGGTCCCGCTGGGGGCCCCGCCGGCGGGACGGGAACGATCACGGGAAAACCGCCACCGGGCGTGCGAGGACCCCGGCGCGACGGGATGATCCCGATCTGCGCCGGCCGGACGGCCGGGTCGAGCAGTGTGTCTGCCACGCCGGTTGGACACGCGTCCCCCCATCAGGGTTGTACGCGCGAGGCGGCCTCACCAGCAAAATCCCTATTGCCCTCATGCGCACCCGCTCTTCCCGATTGCCCCGTCTTTATCGAGACGGCAGTCGGGCCATCACCTTGATCAAGGGATCAGCACCGATCCTACAAAGCGAATTACGCAAATTCACCTGCGATCAGTTCCGCAATCTGTGTGGCATTCAGCGCTGCGCCCTTGCGGAGATTGTCGGCGCACACGAAGAACTCCAGGGCGTGACGGTCGTCGAGCGAGGCCCGCACCCGCCCCACCCAAGCAGGATCCGTCCCGGCGGCGTCCACGGGGGTGGGGAACTCCCCGGCCGCCGGGTCGTCCACGAGCACCACGCCGGGCGCGGCCTCCAGGATCTCCCGGGCGTGCACGGCCTCCACCTCGCGCTCGAAGCGGGCCCGCACCGTCAGCGAATGCCCGGTCAGCACGGGCACCTGGACGCAGGTCACCGACACCGGGAGCTGCTCCAGCTCCAGGATCCGGCGCGTCTCCCCGCGTACCGCCAGCTCGTGCGAGGACCAGCCGTCCGCGCGCAGCTCGCCCGACCAGGGCACGACGTTGAGGGCGAGCGGGGCCGCGAAGGGGCCGGTGTCCTCGCCCACGGCACGGCGGACGTCACCGGGCTGCTCGCCCAGGGAGGTCCCGGCGACCAGCGACTGCTGGCGGCGCAGCACCTCGGAACCGGCCCGACCGGCGGCGCTCGCGGCCTGGTACGAGGAGACGACCAGGTCGCAGAGGGAGTACTCGGAGTGCAGCGCGCCCAGGGCCGCGATCATGGTGGCGGTCACGCAGTCCGGGCCGGCGATGATCCCGCGCGGCCGGATCCGTGCGGCGTGCCCGTTGACCTCGGGCACGACCAACGGGACCTCGGGGTCCTCCCGGAAGGCGGCGGACAGGTCGATGACGACCGAGCCGCGCGTGGTGACCACGGGGGCCCACCGGGCCGAGACGTCGGCCGGGGTGAGGAAGAGGGCGACGTCGCCCGGTCCGAGGCCGTCGAAGGCGTCCTCGGTGAGGGCGATCACCTCGGTCTCCTCCGCGCGGACGGCCAGCATGCGGCCGGCCGAGCGCGCGGAGGCGATCAGGCGGATCTCGCCCCAGACGTCGGCCCGCTGGGACAGCATCTGGAGCAGGACCGAACCGACTGCTCCGGTCGCCCCGACCACGGCGAGTGCCGGGCCGGAGGACCGGGTGCGGGTCATCGTCCGGTGCCTCCGTAGACGACCGCTTCGGCGCTGTCGGAGTCGAGGCCGAAGGCCGTGTGCACGGCGCGGACGGCTTCGTTGACGTCGTCCTGGCGGGTGACGACCGAGATGCGGATCTCGGAGGTCGAGATCAGCTCGATGTTCACGCCCGCGTCGGACAGCGCCTGGAAGAAGGATGCGGTGACGCCCGGGTTCGTCTTCATGCCCGCGCCGACCAGGGAGATCTTGCCGATCTGGTCGTCGTAGCGCAGGGAGTCGAAGCCGATCGCGCCCTTCGCCTTCTCCAGCGCCTCGATGGCCTTGTGACCCTCGGCCTTGGGGAGCGTGAAGGAGATGTCCGTGAGGCCCGTGGAGGCCGCGGAGACGTTCTGCACGATCATGTCGATGTTGATCTCGGCGTCCGCGATGGCGCGGAAGATCGCCGCGGCCTCGCCCGGCTTGTCCGGGACACCGACGACCGTGATCTTGGCTTCGGAGACGTCGTGCGCGACTCCGGAGATGATGGCGTGCTCCACCTGCGCGTCCCCTTGCGGATTCTCGTTGCTGACCCAGGTGCCCGGCAGTCCGGAGAAGGACGAGCGGACGTGGATCGGAATGTTGTAGCGGCGCGCGTACTCGACGCAACGGTGCAGCAGCACCTTGGAACCGGAGGCCGCGAGCTCCAGCATGTCCTCGGAGGAGATCCAGTCGATCTTCTTGGCCTTCTTCACGACGCGGGGGTCCGCGGTGAAGACGCCGTCGACGTCGGTGTAGATCTCGCACACCTCGGCGTCCAGCGCCGCGGCGAGCGCGACGGCGGTGGTGTCCGAGCCGCCCCGGCCGAGGGTGGTGATGTCCTTGGAGTCCGCGGACACCCCCTGGAAGCCCGCGACGATGGCGATGTTGCCCTCGTCCAGCGCGGTGCGGATCCGGCCCGGCGTGACATCGATGATGCGCGCTTTGTTGTGGACCGAGTCGGTGATCACGCCTGCCTGGCTACCGGTGAACGACTGGGCCTCGTGGCCCAGGTTTTTGATCGCCATGGCCAGCAGGGCCATGGAGATCCGCTCCCCGGCGGTCAGCAGCATGTCGAATTCGCGTCCGGCAGGCATCGGCGATACCTGCTCGGCGAGATCGATCAACTCGTCCGTCGTGTCGCCCATCGCGGAAACCACGACGACCACCTGGTGGCCGTTCTTCTTGGCATCCA
Protein-coding sequences here:
- a CDS encoding SigE family RNA polymerase sigma factor; translated protein: MADTLLDPAVRPAQIGIIPSRRGPRTPGGGFPVIVPVPPAGPPAGPSAAPARTSVPIRGGLVPAPRDSAETDGSSKSEAVETAEAAETAETAEVVAGTTVDHLTATYQAHYRSLLGLAALLLDDTASCEDVVQEAFIRVHSARNRVRDREKTLAYLRQTVVNLSRSALRRRILGLKLLSKPMPDMASAEEGAYDQLERDDLIRAMRGLQRRQREVLVLRYFADMTEAQVAETLGISLGSVKAYGSRGIAALRVAMEAAQS
- a CDS encoding aspartate-semialdehyde dehydrogenase, which codes for MTRTRSSGPALAVVGATGAVGSVLLQMLSQRADVWGEIRLIASARSAGRMLAVRAEETEVIALTEDAFDGLGPGDVALFLTPADVSARWAPVVTTRGSVVIDLSAAFREDPEVPLVVPEVNGHAARIRPRGIIAGPDCVTATMIAALGALHSEYSLCDLVVSSYQAASAAGRAGSEVLRRQQSLVAGTSLGEQPGDVRRAVGEDTGPFAAPLALNVVPWSGELRADGWSSHELAVRGETRRILELEQLPVSVTCVQVPVLTGHSLTVRARFEREVEAVHAREILEAAPGVVLVDDPAAGEFPTPVDAAGTDPAWVGRVRASLDDRHALEFFVCADNLRKGAALNATQIAELIAGEFA
- a CDS encoding aspartate kinase, producing MGLVVQKYGGSSVADAEGIKRVAKRIVDAKKNGHQVVVVVSAMGDTTDELIDLAEQVSPMPAGREFDMLLTAGERISMALLAMAIKNLGHEAQSFTGSQAGVITDSVHNKARIIDVTPGRIRTALDEGNIAIVAGFQGVSADSKDITTLGRGGSDTTAVALAAALDAEVCEIYTDVDGVFTADPRVVKKAKKIDWISSEDMLELAASGSKVLLHRCVEYARRYNIPIHVRSSFSGLPGTWVSNENPQGDAQVEHAIISGVAHDVSEAKITVVGVPDKPGEAAAIFRAIADAEINIDMIVQNVSAASTGLTDISFTLPKAEGHKAIEALEKAKGAIGFDSLRYDDQIGKISLVGAGMKTNPGVTASFFQALSDAGVNIELISTSEIRISVVTRQDDVNEAVRAVHTAFGLDSDSAEAVVYGGTGR